TGTATCCAGCACCTTACGATATCGCGGGTTTATTGCAGATGACACGACGATCTCATCCCTCTTCGTAATCCTTGCAGCCATCAGTGCAGCCTCAGCCATTGCAGAGGCGCCGTCATACATGGAGGCATTTGACACCTCCATACCTGTGAGCTCACATATCATTGTCTGATATTCATATATTGTCTGGAGGATACCCTGGCTCATTTCCGCCTGATAAGGTGTGTAAGCAGTATAAAACTCTGAACGTGAGACCATATGAGGCACTACACTCGGTATAAAATGGTCATAAGCGCCACCCCCAAGAAATGTCACATACTCCCCGGTGTGAGCATTCATGCCTCCGAGCGCACTTATCTCCTTAAGTAATTCAAACTCAGAAAGTGCATCAGGGATATTCAGGTCCTGTTTGAGTCTTAAGTCAGACGGTATATAGCTGAATAATTCTTCAACAGAAGAGACACCTATAGCATTGAGCATCTCTTTCTGATCATTAGTAGTATTAGGAATATATTCCATAAGTTCTTTTACTCGTATCAGATAACCCGGTAAACTCGGTTCAGGCTATTTCTTTTGCACCTTTTTATAAAATGGCGTTGCCGTTACAACAGCAACAGCTGCCTTACCCCTTATATCTATCAATATCTCTGTCCCCGGGCCTGAATATTGCGGCAGTACATATCCCATCCCTATCCCTTTCTTAAGGGTCGGGGAGAAGTTGCCACTGGTAACAACGCCGAGGGTTTTTCCATTTGAGTAAATCCTGCACCCATGACGGGGGATACCCTTCTGCAGGATTTCAAAACCAACAAGCTTCCTCTCTATACCCGTTTCTTTTTTTTGCAGGATGGCATCCCGGCC
The window above is part of the Nitrospirota bacterium genome. Proteins encoded here:
- a CDS encoding glycine cleavage system aminomethyltransferase GcvT encodes the protein YIARTGFTGERGYEIFLPAMIASGVWDSILKKGEEYGLKPAGLGCRDTLRLEMGYPLYGNDMDDKTTPVEASLDKAVDYDKGDFIGRDAILQKKETGIERKLVGFEILQKGIPRHGCRIYSNGKTLGVVTSGNFSPTLKKGIGMGYVLPQYSGPGTEILIDIRGKAAVAVVTATPFYKKVQKK